The Cellulophaga sp. L1A9 genome window below encodes:
- a CDS encoding ATP-binding protein, whose product MNDKIHHEKIAFLDEGGQMGKIMRDYPWSDTVLGAAHTWPQSLKSTLSLLLNSQYPMLLYWGPNFYCFYNDAFKISLGSKGKHPRILGMNGQEAWSEMWNTLGPLLKGVLADGKPTWRENMFLPIDRNGTLEDAYWTFGYSAIKNEANIISGVLTICTETTDNVQALKKLEKSEDDLKFAIDATDLGTWDYNPLTDKLKTNERIKAWFGLDTKEEIELYQATNAILEEDRQRVNDAILEVFDFNSGGKYDISYSIRNKQNGQERYVRALGRAWFNEDKVAYRFNGTLQDITDQQKSLEQLRINESRFRRLVKEIPVGICILSVDNYIINVVNDMALLIWQKSLAESHNKPLFSVLTEIKEGIIPIFEELIATKKPQYGNEYPFILERNGAKETGYFNFIFEPILNKGEVTEIMLVAFEVTVAVKARFELEESERQFKNFVMQSPIPMGILRGADMKIEMANDSLLQLIWRKQRHEVEGKGMLDVFPNLIASKYPEIIHGVMNTGNTTSEKESFVSFEDDNGYWEFYVDYDYIPLRDLNGIVTGMMFTCTDVTDRVEARKKSDLFSKNLEKQVILRTNQLKEANDKLQLTIRSLENRNKELEAFAYVSSHDLQEPLRKIQMFADRVASRELDNLSDRGIQDFNKIISSAERMRTLIEDLLAFSRTSNNEAKFEKVDLKLVLMEVIDTLSDKIKATKTRLEYDALATAYVIPFQIRQIFQNILENAMKFAKDDTTPIIKIKTLVVSGEHLEHLNLLPESTYSEITFTDNGIGFAPQYGEQIFELFQRLHGKLEYKGTGIGLAIVKKIAENHHGAIIAIGKEGVGAEFKLYLPL is encoded by the coding sequence ATGAATGACAAAATACACCACGAAAAAATAGCTTTCTTAGATGAAGGAGGTCAAATGGGAAAAATCATGCGTGATTATCCTTGGAGTGATACCGTTTTAGGGGCTGCTCATACCTGGCCTCAAAGTTTAAAAAGCACTTTGTCATTGCTCTTAAATTCGCAATATCCCATGCTATTATATTGGGGACCAAACTTTTATTGTTTTTATAATGATGCCTTTAAAATTAGCTTGGGTAGTAAAGGAAAACATCCTCGAATCTTGGGTATGAATGGGCAGGAGGCTTGGAGTGAAATGTGGAATACTTTGGGACCTTTATTAAAAGGTGTTTTAGCTGATGGAAAGCCAACTTGGCGTGAAAATATGTTTTTACCTATTGATAGAAACGGAACACTAGAAGATGCTTATTGGACCTTTGGGTATAGTGCTATTAAAAATGAAGCTAATATAATCTCAGGAGTGCTAACCATATGTACGGAAACTACAGATAATGTTCAAGCTCTTAAGAAGTTAGAAAAAAGCGAAGATGATCTTAAATTTGCTATCGATGCTACAGATTTAGGGACATGGGATTATAATCCTCTAACCGATAAATTGAAAACTAATGAACGAATAAAAGCTTGGTTTGGCTTAGATACTAAAGAAGAAATTGAGCTTTACCAAGCTACAAATGCTATCCTAGAAGAAGACCGTCAAAGAGTTAATGATGCTATTCTCGAAGTTTTTGACTTTAATTCAGGAGGTAAATATGATATAAGTTATTCTATTAGGAACAAACAAAATGGACAAGAAAGATATGTTAGAGCGCTAGGGAGAGCATGGTTTAATGAAGACAAAGTGGCGTACCGCTTTAATGGTACTTTACAAGATATTACAGATCAACAAAAAAGCTTAGAGCAATTAAGAATTAATGAAAGTCGTTTTAGGCGTCTCGTAAAAGAAATTCCTGTAGGGATCTGTATTTTAAGTGTAGATAATTACATCATAAATGTGGTGAACGACATGGCTTTACTAATCTGGCAAAAAAGCTTAGCCGAATCTCATAACAAGCCGTTGTTTAGTGTGTTAACTGAAATTAAGGAAGGTATAATTCCGATTTTTGAAGAACTTATAGCAACAAAAAAACCTCAGTATGGTAACGAATATCCGTTTATTCTGGAGCGTAATGGCGCGAAAGAAACTGGATATTTCAATTTTATTTTTGAACCTATACTAAATAAAGGAGAAGTTACGGAAATTATGTTGGTAGCTTTTGAAGTTACCGTTGCGGTGAAAGCTAGATTTGAGTTGGAAGAATCGGAACGACAGTTTAAAAATTTTGTGATGCAATCTCCTATACCCATGGGTATCCTCAGGGGAGCTGATATGAAAATTGAAATGGCAAATGATAGTTTACTTCAACTAATATGGCGCAAGCAAAGGCATGAGGTAGAAGGAAAAGGGATGCTAGATGTGTTTCCTAATCTTATAGCATCTAAATATCCAGAGATTATTCATGGTGTTATGAACACTGGAAATACTACGTCTGAAAAAGAATCTTTTGTGTCTTTTGAAGATGATAATGGGTATTGGGAGTTTTATGTAGATTATGACTACATACCTCTTCGCGATTTAAATGGAATTGTAACGGGTATGATGTTTACATGTACCGATGTTACGGATCGTGTAGAAGCACGTAAAAAGTCGGATCTTTTTTCTAAAAATCTAGAGAAACAAGTTATTCTAAGAACAAACCAATTGAAAGAAGCCAATGATAAACTACAACTTACTATTCGAAGTTTAGAAAATAGAAATAAAGAATTAGAAGCTTTTGCCTACGTTTCTAGTCACGATTTACAAGAACCATTGCGAAAAATCCAAATGTTTGCAGATAGGGTAGCGAGCAGGGAATTGGATAATTTATCAGATAGAGGTATACAAGATTTTAACAAGATAATTAGTTCGGCAGAGCGGATGCGGACCTTAATTGAAGATTTATTAGCCTTTTCGCGTACCTCTAATAATGAAGCTAAATTTGAAAAAGTAGATTTAAAGTTGGTATTAATGGAAGTGATTGATACTCTTTCTGATAAAATTAAAGCAACAAAAACAAGATTAGAGTATGATGCTTTAGCAACGGCTTACGTGATTCCTTTTCAAATTCGACAAATTTTTCAAAACATATTAGAGAATGCTATGAAATTTGCCAAGGATGATACTACACCAATTATTAAAATTAAAACGTTAGTGGTTTCAGGAGAGCACCTTGAACATCTTAATCTTTTACCAGAAAGCACCTATTCTGAAATTACATTTACAGATAATGGAATAGGATTTGCTCCTCAATATGGCGAACAAATTTTCGAACTTTTTCAACGCTTGCACGGAAAATTAGAATATAAAGGCACTGGTATTGGTTTGGCTATAGTAAAAAAGATTGCAGAAAATCATCACGGTGCTATAATTGCCATAGGAAAAGAGGGGGTAGGTGCCGAATTTAAGCTTTATCTACCCTTATGA
- a CDS encoding DUF421 domain-containing protein, producing MQSLFLIVCSAIGIYLAIIVYTRLFGKRSFSKMSSFDFAMTVSVGSMVATTVLTNSVSLTEGALGLIMVYGLQLAAAYLRRYAPFRKAIDNQPTLIMEGSTILKDNLKKVRVTEGDLRSKLREANVVKLSEVKAVIFETTGDIVVLHKNNDDEIDPWLMEDVGK from the coding sequence ATGCAATCGTTATTTCTCATTGTTTGTTCTGCTATAGGTATTTACTTGGCTATCATTGTATACACCAGATTATTCGGAAAAAGAAGCTTTTCTAAAATGTCTAGTTTTGATTTTGCGATGACCGTATCTGTAGGTTCTATGGTAGCCACAACTGTGTTAACCAATTCGGTGAGCTTAACGGAGGGCGCACTAGGTTTGATAATGGTTTACGGACTTCAATTGGCTGCTGCATATTTGCGTAGGTACGCACCCTTTAGAAAAGCAATAGACAATCAGCCTACATTAATTATGGAAGGCAGCACAATTCTTAAAGATAATCTTAAGAAAGTACGGGTTACTGAGGGAGACTTACGATCAAAATTACGAGAAGCAAATGTGGTTAAACTTTCCGAAGTTAAAGCTGTAATTTTTGAAACTACCGGAGATATCGTAGTACTTCATAAAAACAACGATGACGAGATAGACCCTTGGCTAATGGAAGACGTTGGAAAGTAA
- a CDS encoding SemiSWEET family sugar transporter: MELEGVIGTLAGICTTGAALPQIVKAWSTKQVNDVSPYMFLVLIVGVSLWTVYGILLKDVPIIITNGISTCLNGIMLVLIVKYRSKST, translated from the coding sequence ATGGAACTTGAGGGAGTAATAGGTACACTGGCAGGAATATGTACTACAGGTGCTGCCTTGCCTCAAATTGTAAAGGCTTGGAGTACAAAACAAGTAAATGATGTTTCTCCTTATATGTTTCTTGTTCTTATTGTAGGGGTTTCACTTTGGACAGTTTATGGAATTCTTCTTAAAGATGTGCCTATAATTATCACTAATGGCATTTCTACTTGTTTAAATGGTATTATGCTTGTTTTAATCGTTAAGTATAGGAGTAAATCTACTTAA
- a CDS encoding FAD/NAD(P)-binding protein — MKRSIGIIGSGPTALYVLKNIVDNRALISEEIETIYIIEKEAVAGMGMPYSDKYTELCNMSNISSEEIPLLSQSLATWLQQQTTETLEALHIDPNEISETVVYPRLVLGQYFKNEYEHYKGLLEEANIQVKELCNSEVIDIIALETSSGFEIVIQNKNTIQCDTVIIASGHEWINEDNKQTGYFASPWPITKVLPKKGTYDNYTVGILGASLSAFDVVSSLSRRHGHFKKQGSEIEYIPDAHTKDFNIVMHDFNGWLPHLQYEQKEPLREVYRHVTKNVLLDVLDENGFLGLDSYFNKVCKPALRKALYKDDLLDVVAKLKNDDFGFLDFVDIMTEKHEYPDPFKGMEKELKEARNAMKKEQPIYWKEVIDDLMYTLNFHAELLAAEDHYIFNKEVMPFLLNVIAAMPLESAKIMLALHKKGKLSLKKGAVKVLPQKSDDVKETFIEVENEKIAYRKFITCSGQKSISLDNFPFQSLVTSGKTRAARSKVASIKKMYSLMEEEHQFNLIKNKKSWYLKLSGIDVSANFKLIDVTGKEVPNAYDLSFTHTSGLRPYSFGLQSCELTSRIVVADFINTFNKKGTLAS, encoded by the coding sequence ATGAAACGAAGCATCGGGATTATAGGTAGTGGCCCAACAGCCCTCTACGTATTAAAAAATATAGTAGATAATCGCGCTTTAATTTCTGAGGAAATTGAGACTATCTATATTATCGAGAAAGAAGCTGTTGCAGGCATGGGTATGCCTTATTCTGATAAATACACCGAATTGTGTAATATGTCTAATATTTCATCCGAAGAAATTCCACTTTTAAGTCAGTCTCTAGCAACATGGCTACAGCAACAAACTACAGAAACTTTAGAAGCGCTACATATAGATCCGAACGAAATTTCTGAAACCGTAGTATATCCAAGATTGGTTTTAGGACAGTATTTTAAAAATGAATATGAGCATTATAAAGGCCTTTTAGAAGAGGCTAACATTCAAGTTAAAGAACTATGCAACTCAGAAGTGATTGATATTATAGCGCTAGAAACTTCATCAGGTTTTGAGATAGTCATTCAGAATAAAAATACGATTCAATGTGACACTGTTATCATTGCTTCAGGGCATGAATGGATTAATGAGGATAATAAACAAACCGGATATTTTGCATCGCCCTGGCCTATCACCAAAGTATTACCAAAGAAAGGAACTTATGACAATTACACAGTAGGCATTTTAGGCGCTTCCTTGAGTGCTTTTGATGTGGTCTCTTCGTTATCTAGAAGGCATGGGCATTTTAAAAAACAAGGTTCTGAAATTGAATACATTCCCGATGCACATACCAAAGACTTTAATATTGTAATGCATGATTTTAATGGTTGGTTGCCTCATTTGCAATACGAACAGAAAGAGCCCCTAAGAGAAGTCTATAGACATGTTACAAAAAATGTATTGCTTGATGTATTGGATGAAAACGGATTTCTAGGTTTAGATTCCTATTTCAATAAAGTTTGTAAACCTGCTTTGCGCAAAGCATTATACAAAGATGATCTGCTTGATGTTGTCGCTAAATTAAAGAATGATGATTTTGGGTTTTTAGATTTTGTGGATATCATGACGGAAAAACATGAATATCCAGATCCTTTTAAGGGTATGGAAAAAGAGCTCAAAGAGGCACGAAACGCTATGAAAAAAGAGCAGCCCATCTACTGGAAAGAAGTGATTGATGATTTAATGTACACCTTAAATTTTCATGCCGAACTTTTAGCTGCTGAGGATCACTATATATTTAATAAAGAAGTGATGCCCTTCTTATTAAATGTTATCGCCGCTATGCCATTAGAATCTGCTAAGATTATGCTTGCGCTACATAAAAAAGGAAAATTAAGCCTGAAAAAAGGAGCTGTAAAAGTCTTGCCCCAGAAGTCTGACGATGTAAAAGAAACGTTCATTGAGGTCGAAAACGAAAAAATAGCTTACAGAAAATTTATTACGTGTTCGGGTCAAAAATCAATTTCCTTAGACAACTTTCCTTTTCAATCCTTAGTGACTTCTGGTAAAACAAGAGCTGCCAGAAGTAAGGTTGCTAGTATCAAAAAAATGTATAGCCTAATGGAAGAGGAGCATCAGTTTAACCTTATTAAAAATAAAAAGAGTTGGTATCTAAAATTAAGCGGTATTGATGTTTCTGCCAATTTTAAACTTATTGATGTTACAGGAAAAGAAGTGCCAAATGCCTATGATTTATCATTTACACACACGTCTGGCTTAAGGCCGTATTCTTTTGGGTTACAATCTTGTGAATTGACAAGCCGTATTGTTGTAGCAGACTTTATCAATACATTTAATAAAAAAGGTACATTAGCATCCTAA
- a CDS encoding alpha-amylase family glycosyl hydrolase, translated as MAGIEYKEMDMTINKSQGMGAVLKEGDTTFRVWAPNAKKVFVMGSFNDWDRTSMPLEIEDNGYWAAAFDSVKEGDEYKYIIHNNDQEYERNDPYAFEVTNSVGNSIVRKLDFDWGDDTFKMVSWNELVIYELHVGTFNRKDPNKVADFDSVIEKLPYLQKLGINCIELLPVAEFAGGISWGYNPAHPFAIEQDYGGPDGFARLVKAAHEKGIAVIIDVVYNHLGPSDVDLWQFDGWGENDKGGIYFYNDYRSETPWGDTRPDYGRPEVRQYLRDNALLWIEKYKCDGLRMDATSYIRYEGGGLGYDTEIEEGNILMRDINAELQEKYPQILTIAEDLKGENKVTDAIEYNGLGYGSQWDMNFVHPVREVLEDTYDNSRDLQKIVDALEFKYGEDVFTRIIYTESHDEVANGKARVPEEIQPGEADSAFAKKRAILGIALTLTAPGIPMLFQGQEFIEDEYFQDTEALDWEKFEKHQGIQKLVRDLILLRTGKQDRTAGLRDQGIKIIHFNNDTKILSYIREDRDQKEPVLVVLNFSTIDYTDYGIGLEDNHDWKLRFNSSWKGYDPDFSDLEIQGINHFEEETDGQSWTGKLTIPGYCCQIYTL; from the coding sequence ATGGCTGGAATAGAATATAAAGAAATGGATATGACCATAAACAAATCTCAGGGAATGGGAGCTGTTTTAAAAGAGGGTGATACTACATTTAGAGTTTGGGCTCCAAATGCAAAGAAAGTGTTTGTTATGGGGTCTTTTAATGATTGGGATAGAACTAGTATGCCTCTTGAAATAGAGGATAATGGGTATTGGGCAGCAGCCTTTGATTCCGTAAAGGAGGGCGATGAATACAAATATATAATTCATAACAATGACCAAGAATATGAGCGTAACGATCCTTATGCTTTTGAAGTTACCAATAGCGTAGGTAATTCTATTGTTAGAAAACTTGATTTTGATTGGGGTGATGATACTTTTAAAATGGTGAGTTGGAATGAATTGGTCATTTATGAACTTCATGTAGGTACCTTCAATAGAAAAGATCCTAACAAGGTTGCTGATTTTGATAGTGTGATTGAAAAACTTCCCTATTTACAAAAATTAGGCATCAACTGTATAGAATTGCTACCTGTTGCAGAGTTTGCTGGTGGAATTTCCTGGGGTTATAATCCCGCACATCCTTTCGCTATTGAACAAGATTATGGAGGGCCAGATGGCTTTGCTAGATTAGTAAAGGCAGCACATGAAAAAGGTATTGCTGTAATTATTGATGTGGTGTATAACCATCTAGGACCTTCTGATGTAGATTTATGGCAGTTTGATGGATGGGGAGAAAATGATAAAGGGGGAATTTATTTTTACAACGATTATAGAAGTGAAACGCCTTGGGGAGATACTAGACCCGATTATGGTAGACCTGAGGTAAGGCAGTACCTTCGAGATAATGCTTTACTGTGGATAGAAAAATATAAGTGTGATGGGCTACGGATGGATGCGACCTCCTATATTAGATATGAAGGCGGCGGACTTGGGTACGATACTGAAATTGAAGAAGGGAATATTCTAATGCGTGATATAAATGCAGAATTACAAGAGAAATACCCTCAGATCTTAACAATAGCCGAAGATTTAAAAGGCGAAAATAAAGTCACAGATGCCATTGAATATAATGGCTTAGGATACGGCAGCCAATGGGATATGAATTTTGTTCATCCTGTAAGAGAAGTTTTAGAAGACACCTATGACAACTCCCGAGATTTACAAAAAATAGTAGATGCGCTAGAATTTAAATATGGTGAAGATGTCTTTACCAGAATTATTTATACGGAATCTCATGATGAAGTTGCCAATGGTAAAGCTAGAGTACCCGAAGAAATACAACCAGGAGAAGCAGATAGTGCGTTTGCAAAAAAACGTGCTATCTTAGGTATAGCACTAACCTTAACAGCTCCTGGCATTCCTATGCTGTTTCAAGGTCAAGAATTTATAGAAGATGAATATTTTCAAGATACCGAAGCTTTAGATTGGGAGAAATTTGAAAAACACCAAGGCATTCAAAAATTAGTTCGAGACTTAATTCTTTTAAGAACGGGAAAACAAGATAGAACTGCAGGCTTAAGAGATCAAGGCATTAAAATAATCCACTTTAATAATGACACTAAAATTCTATCCTACATTAGAGAAGATAGGGACCAAAAAGAACCTGTTCTTGTTGTTTTAAACTTTAGTACTATAGATTATACGGATTATGGTATTGGGCTAGAAGATAATCATGATTGGAAACTACGTTTTAATAGCTCTTGGAAAGGCTATGACCCTGACTTTTCTGATTTAGAGATTCAAGGAATTAATCATTTCGAGGAAGAAACAGATGGACAATCTTGGACTGGAAAATTGACAATTCCTGGGTATTGTTGTCAAATATATACGCTATAA
- a CDS encoding SDR family oxidoreductase yields the protein MSKKLKEKDEKEIGRPGLEALMNEKPEIIKASYKGSGKLEGKVALITGGDSGIGRAIAVHFAKEGAAIAIAYLNERKDAEETVKMVEKEGRNCIKIGGDLKDYSYCQSLIETVIKTYGKIDILVNNAATQYVEEDFSNISVAHLEKTFKTNILSMIYLTQQAYQYMEKGARIINTTSITGYKGHDELIDYASTKGAITSFTRSLSAQLAPKGILVNGVAPGPIWTPLIPATMTDIGDFGKNTPLGRCGQPSEVAPAYVYLAAEDSSYMTGQILHINGGIVVGG from the coding sequence ATGAGCAAGAAATTAAAAGAGAAAGACGAAAAAGAAATAGGACGCCCTGGTTTAGAGGCGCTTATGAATGAAAAACCCGAAATAATAAAAGCAAGTTATAAAGGTAGCGGAAAGTTAGAAGGTAAAGTTGCCTTAATTACAGGTGGTGATAGTGGTATTGGCCGTGCTATAGCCGTACATTTTGCAAAAGAAGGTGCAGCTATTGCCATCGCTTATCTTAACGAACGCAAGGATGCCGAAGAAACGGTAAAAATGGTTGAAAAAGAAGGAAGAAACTGTATTAAAATTGGTGGAGACTTAAAAGACTATTCCTATTGTCAAAGCCTTATAGAAACTGTTATTAAAACCTACGGTAAAATTGATATTCTGGTAAACAATGCGGCTACACAATATGTAGAAGAAGACTTCTCTAATATTTCAGTAGCACACCTAGAGAAAACATTTAAGACCAATATTCTGTCTATGATTTACCTTACACAGCAAGCGTACCAGTATATGGAAAAAGGTGCTAGAATAATTAACACCACCTCTATTACAGGATACAAAGGTCATGACGAATTAATTGATTATGCCTCTACTAAAGGAGCGATTACTTCTTTTACAAGATCTTTATCTGCGCAATTAGCCCCAAAAGGTATACTTGTGAATGGTGTGGCCCCTGGTCCTATTTGGACACCATTAATTCCTGCAACGATGACAGATATAGGCGATTTTGGAAAAAATACCCCATTAGGAAGATGTGGACAACCTTCAGAAGTAGCACCCGCTTATGTGTATTTAGCAGCAGAGGACTCCAGTTACATGACAGGACAAATTTTACATATTAATGGAGGTATTGTGGTGGGTGGTTAG
- a CDS encoding response regulator, with protein sequence MTDTKLKIWLVDDDEDDRSFFIEGLESLKVNFELKEFTNGKEPICFFEANSSIIPDMIFLDLNMPVMNGIECLEYIRNHEPFKNVIIAMYSTSSSGQDIQCCYEKGANLYIIKPSRFQDLKKCMEKILSMNWPDFLCNFKKDNFLLKV encoded by the coding sequence ATGACCGATACTAAATTAAAAATATGGTTAGTTGATGATGATGAAGATGACCGCTCTTTTTTTATTGAAGGTCTTGAAAGTTTAAAAGTAAATTTTGAGCTGAAAGAATTTACGAATGGTAAAGAACCTATTTGTTTTTTTGAAGCAAATAGTTCCATAATTCCTGATATGATTTTTCTGGACTTAAACATGCCTGTGATGAATGGGATAGAGTGTTTGGAATATATTAGAAATCATGAGCCTTTTAAGAATGTAATTATTGCCATGTACTCTACTTCATCCTCCGGTCAAGATATACAGTGTTGTTATGAAAAAGGTGCCAACCTCTATATCATTAAACCCAGTAGATTTCAAGATTTAAAAAAATGCATGGAAAAAATTCTAAGCATGAATTGGCCAGATTTCTTATGCAATTTTAAAAAAGATAACTTCCTCCTTAAAGTTTAA
- a CDS encoding YqaE/Pmp3 family membrane protein, giving the protein MSILTILLNIFLPPLAVFLKHGLGTTFLISVILTIIGWLPGVIHAFIVNK; this is encoded by the coding sequence ATGTCGATACTAACAATACTTTTGAATATATTTTTACCACCATTAGCTGTTTTTTTAAAGCATGGGCTAGGCACAACATTTTTAATCAGCGTAATACTTACCATCATAGGCTGGTTACCAGGAGTTATACACGCTTTTATTGTAAATAAATAA
- a CDS encoding catalase yields the protein MEDKNTPTEKDKQLDKYKVDNTDKPLTTRQGLKVNDTNNSLKAGPRGATLLEDFLLREKIHNFDHERIPERIVHARGSGAHGYFELYESIEEYSKAGIFTDTKRKTPVFARFSTVAGSKGSTDLARDVRGFAVKFYTEEGTWDLVGNNMPIFFIQDAMKFPDLIHSVKPEPNNEIPQAASAHDTFYDFVSLTTETLHNHIWVMSDRGIPRSFRMMEGFGIHTFRLINKEGEAHFVKFHWKPKLGVHSVTWDEAVKISGADSDFHRRDLWEAIDSGQFPEWELGLQIIPEADEHKFDFDLLDPTKLIPEEMVPVKIIGKMVLNRNPDNFFAETEQVAFLPGNIVPGIDFTNDPLLQGRLFSYRDTQLSRLGSHNFHQLPINKSIAPVHNNQRDGHMQMEIPKGNTAYFPNSLGGGCPYLSSVAEGGFESYQERIDADKIRSRSESFSDHFSQPALFYRSLASWEKNHVIDAYSFELGKCTHEHIKERMLWLIAQIDEALANEVAGNIGMRVPDDIERPINQAIGANANVEEQQPKKKKIYLEESPELSQAYTKFETIATRQIAFLVSDGFHMKDFDVMKKALEAEHAVVKLVAPHGGTVICDEKMEHKVDASIMTTESVLFDAIYIPGGKKSIDALLAKSKFTKFINEAFKHCKAIAAANEGETLLDATAVADYKNDAAVLINKEAKDFIAAIAKHRNWDRMEIAQEIAV from the coding sequence ATGGAGGATAAAAACACACCTACGGAAAAAGATAAACAATTAGATAAGTATAAGGTAGATAATACAGATAAACCCCTAACTACGCGGCAAGGTTTAAAAGTAAATGACACCAATAACTCTTTAAAAGCAGGGCCTAGAGGTGCTACATTGCTTGAAGATTTTCTGTTGAGAGAAAAAATACACAATTTTGATCATGAACGTATTCCGGAACGGATTGTACATGCTAGAGGTAGTGGCGCCCATGGATATTTTGAATTGTATGAAAGCATTGAAGAATATTCTAAAGCAGGTATTTTTACCGATACCAAACGTAAAACACCTGTATTTGCACGTTTCTCTACCGTAGCAGGTTCTAAGGGTTCTACAGATTTAGCACGTGATGTACGCGGTTTTGCTGTAAAATTTTACACGGAAGAAGGAACATGGGATTTGGTAGGAAATAATATGCCCATTTTCTTTATTCAAGATGCCATGAAGTTTCCAGACTTGATCCATTCTGTAAAACCAGAACCCAATAATGAAATACCGCAAGCAGCTTCTGCTCACGATACATTTTATGATTTTGTATCCTTAACTACAGAAACCCTTCACAATCATATTTGGGTGATGAGTGATCGGGGAATTCCTCGTAGCTTCAGGATGATGGAAGGCTTTGGAATTCATACCTTCCGTTTGATAAATAAAGAAGGCGAAGCGCATTTTGTAAAATTCCATTGGAAACCAAAATTGGGCGTTCATTCTGTAACCTGGGATGAAGCTGTAAAAATTAGTGGCGCAGATTCCGACTTTCATAGAAGGGATTTATGGGAGGCTATTGATTCAGGACAATTTCCGGAGTGGGAATTAGGACTTCAAATTATTCCAGAAGCAGATGAACATAAGTTTGATTTTGATTTACTTGATCCAACAAAATTGATTCCAGAAGAAATGGTTCCTGTGAAAATTATTGGTAAAATGGTTTTAAATAGAAATCCAGATAACTTTTTCGCAGAGACAGAACAAGTAGCTTTTTTACCAGGGAATATTGTCCCAGGAATAGATTTTACCAATGATCCGTTACTTCAAGGGCGCTTATTCTCTTATAGGGATACACAATTATCGCGCTTAGGAAGCCATAATTTTCATCAGTTGCCCATCAATAAATCTATTGCTCCCGTGCATAACAATCAACGAGATGGCCATATGCAAATGGAAATACCAAAAGGGAATACGGCCTATTTTCCAAATTCTTTAGGAGGTGGGTGCCCCTATTTATCCTCTGTAGCTGAAGGCGGATTTGAATCGTATCAAGAGCGTATTGATGCAGATAAAATACGTTCTCGTAGTGAAAGTTTTAGTGATCATTTTTCGCAACCAGCCTTGTTTTATAGAAGTTTGGCCTCTTGGGAAAAAAATCACGTGATTGATGCGTATTCTTTTGAGCTAGGGAAGTGCACTCATGAACATATAAAAGAACGGATGTTATGGCTTATCGCTCAAATTGACGAGGCTTTAGCAAATGAAGTGGCTGGGAATATAGGAATGAGAGTACCGGATGATATAGAACGGCCCATAAATCAGGCTATTGGTGCCAATGCTAATGTTGAAGAACAACAACCTAAAAAGAAAAAGATATACTTAGAGGAATCTCCAGAATTAAGTCAGGCATATACAAAATTTGAGACCATTGCGACACGGCAAATTGCATTCTTAGTTTCTGACGGTTTTCATATGAAAGATTTTGATGTGATGAAGAAAGCTTTAGAAGCAGAACATGCCGTAGTAAAACTTGTAGCACCACATGGTGGTACCGTTATATGTGATGAAAAAATGGAGCATAAAGTAGATGCCTCCATTATGACTACAGAAAGTGTGTTATTTGATGCTATTTATATTCCAGGAGGTAAAAAGTCTATAGATGCTCTCTTAGCCAAATCAAAATTCACCAAATTTATCAATGAAGCCTTTAAACATTGTAAAGCAATTGCAGCGGCTAATGAAGGCGAAACTTTATTGGATGCTACTGCCGTAGCTGATTACAAAAACGATGCTGCGGTATTGATCAATAAGGAAGCAAAAGATTTTATTGCAGCAATAGCGAAACATCGCAATTGGGACCGTATGGAAATTGCTCAAGAAATTGCAGTATAA